In the genome of Streptomyces globosus, one region contains:
- a CDS encoding DedA family protein: MYTLALGPEWLSPDYLISHFGLIGILVIVFAESGLFAFLPGDSLLFTAGLLVANGEYIKQPLWLVCTLITIAAIVGDQVGYMIGKYFGPKLFNRPNSKLFKRENLDKAHEFMEKHGPKAIVLARFVPIIRTFAPMVAGAGSMKYRTFLTYNVIGGIAWGTGITVAGYWLGQIDFIKENIEPILVGIVLVSVIPVVVEVLKARKESRAAAELPGQSGPGGSQGERRRHAKR; the protein is encoded by the coding sequence GTGTACACGCTTGCGCTCGGCCCCGAATGGCTGTCCCCGGACTATCTGATCTCGCACTTCGGTCTGATCGGCATCCTGGTCATCGTTTTCGCGGAATCAGGACTGTTCGCGTTCCTCCCGGGTGACTCCCTGCTGTTCACCGCGGGCCTGCTCGTCGCCAACGGCGAGTACATCAAGCAGCCGCTGTGGCTCGTGTGCACCCTGATCACGATCGCGGCGATCGTCGGCGACCAGGTCGGCTACATGATCGGCAAGTACTTCGGCCCGAAGCTCTTCAACCGGCCGAACTCCAAGCTGTTCAAGCGGGAGAACCTGGACAAGGCGCACGAGTTCATGGAGAAGCACGGCCCCAAGGCCATCGTGCTCGCCCGGTTCGTCCCGATCATCCGCACCTTCGCCCCGATGGTCGCCGGCGCCGGCTCCATGAAGTACCGCACCTTCCTCACGTACAACGTGATCGGCGGCATCGCCTGGGGCACCGGCATCACGGTCGCGGGCTACTGGCTCGGCCAGATCGACTTCATCAAGGAGAACATCGAGCCGATCCTCGTCGGCATCGTCCTCGTCTCCGTCATCCCGGTCGTCGTCGAGGTCCTGAAGGCCCGCAAGGAGAGCAGGGCGGCGGCCGAGCTCCCCGGCCAGAGCGGTCCGGGCGGCAGCCAGGGCGAGCGCCGGCGCCACGCCAAGCGCTGA
- a CDS encoding threonine/serine ThrE exporter family protein — MAEAEGSGDEEDRKPQSDEAHSAFSPPPGAGPEPFGDDQPTSEFTVPEGLPLPPPEPPEGSAFAPPSTYSAQHSPPAYVHGPGLPLARTTESPWQDRMRTMLRMPVDVRPVPEPVQRHGEAGPAVGRVLDLTLRIGELLLAGGEGAEDVEAAMFAVARSYGLDRCEPTVTFTMLSISHQPSLVGDPVSASRTVRRRGTDYNRLAAVFRLVADISSPEAEVTLEEAYRRLAEIRRNRHPYPTWVLTAATGLLAGAASVLVGGGVIVFFAAAIGAMLGDRLAWLCAGRGLPEFYQFVVAAMPPAALGVGLALTELDVLASAVITGGLFALLPGRALVAAVQDGLTGFYITASARLLEVMYLFIGIIMGVLVVLYLGLQLGAAPRPEEALQITQRPLIQIAASMVLVFTFAILLQQERSTVWIVTLNGGVAWVTFGALHYAGGIPPVPSTAVAAGLVGLFGQLFSRYRFASALPFVTAAIGPLLPGSATYYGLLLIAEDELNRGLGSLTKAAAIALAIAIGVNLGQEASRLFMRIPGAASAARRRAAAKRTRGY; from the coding sequence GTGGCGGAGGCCGAGGGATCCGGGGACGAAGAGGACCGGAAGCCGCAATCCGACGAGGCGCACAGCGCCTTCTCCCCGCCGCCCGGCGCCGGACCGGAGCCGTTCGGCGACGACCAGCCGACCTCCGAGTTCACGGTGCCCGAGGGGCTGCCCCTGCCGCCGCCGGAGCCCCCGGAGGGCTCGGCGTTCGCACCGCCCTCCACCTACAGCGCCCAGCACTCCCCGCCTGCGTACGTGCACGGCCCCGGGCTGCCGCTCGCGCGGACGACCGAGTCGCCCTGGCAGGACCGGATGCGCACCATGCTGCGCATGCCGGTGGACGTGCGACCCGTCCCCGAGCCCGTGCAGCGGCACGGCGAGGCGGGGCCCGCCGTCGGCCGCGTCCTCGACCTGACCCTGCGCATCGGCGAACTGCTGCTCGCCGGCGGCGAGGGCGCCGAGGACGTGGAGGCCGCGATGTTCGCGGTGGCCCGCAGCTACGGGCTGGACCGCTGCGAGCCGACCGTCACGTTCACCATGCTGTCGATCAGCCACCAGCCGTCGCTGGTGGGCGACCCCGTCTCGGCGAGCCGGACCGTACGCCGCCGCGGTACGGACTACAACCGGCTCGCGGCCGTCTTCCGGCTCGTGGCCGACATCAGCTCCCCCGAGGCCGAGGTGACGCTGGAGGAGGCCTACCGGCGCCTCGCGGAGATCCGCCGCAACCGCCACCCGTACCCGACCTGGGTGCTCACCGCGGCCACCGGCCTGCTGGCCGGCGCCGCCTCCGTCCTCGTCGGCGGCGGCGTGATCGTCTTCTTCGCAGCCGCGATCGGCGCCATGCTCGGCGACCGGCTCGCCTGGCTGTGCGCGGGCCGCGGGCTGCCGGAGTTCTACCAGTTCGTCGTCGCCGCGATGCCGCCCGCGGCACTCGGCGTGGGACTTGCCCTGACCGAGCTCGACGTCCTCGCCTCGGCGGTGATCACCGGCGGGCTGTTCGCGCTGCTGCCCGGACGGGCGCTGGTCGCGGCCGTGCAGGATGGCCTGACCGGCTTCTACATCACCGCGTCGGCCCGCCTGCTGGAGGTCATGTACCTCTTCATCGGCATCATCATGGGCGTCCTGGTGGTGCTCTACCTCGGGCTCCAACTGGGCGCGGCGCCCCGGCCCGAGGAGGCCCTGCAGATCACCCAGCGGCCGCTGATCCAGATCGCGGCCTCGATGGTGCTGGTGTTCACGTTCGCGATCCTGCTCCAACAGGAACGTTCCACCGTGTGGATCGTGACCCTCAACGGGGGTGTCGCCTGGGTGACCTTCGGCGCCCTGCACTACGCAGGCGGGATCCCGCCGGTGCCCTCCACCGCCGTCGCCGCCGGGCTCGTCGGCCTCTTCGGGCAGCTCTTCTCGCGCTACCGCTTCGCCTCGGCCCTGCCGTTCGTCACCGCCGCGATCGGACCGCTGCTGCCCGGCTCGGCCACGTACTACGGGCTGCTGCTCATCGCCGAGGACGAGCTCAACCGCGGCCTGGGCTCGCTCACCAAGGCCGCCGCCATCGCGCTGGCCATCGCCATCGGCGTGAACCTCGGGCAGGAGGCATCGCGGCTCTTCATGCGGATCCCGGGGGCCGCCAGCGCAGCCCGCCGCCGCGCCGCGGCCAAGCGCACCCGCGGGTACTAG
- a CDS encoding inorganic diphosphatase produces the protein MEFDVTIEIPKGSRNKYEVDHETGRIRLDRRLFTSTSYPTDYGFVENTLGEDGDPLDALVILDEPTFPGCLIKCRAIGMFRMTDEAGGDDKLLCVPASDPRVEHLRDIHHISEFDRLEIQHFFEVYKDLEPGKSVEGANWVGRAEAEAEIERSFKRLQEQGGH, from the coding sequence GTGGAGTTCGACGTCACCATCGAGATCCCCAAGGGTTCGCGGAACAAGTACGAGGTGGACCACGAGACCGGCCGGATCCGCCTGGACCGTCGCCTGTTCACCTCCACCAGCTACCCGACGGACTACGGCTTCGTCGAGAACACCCTGGGCGAGGACGGCGACCCGCTGGACGCGCTGGTCATCCTGGACGAGCCCACCTTCCCGGGCTGCCTGATCAAGTGCCGCGCCATCGGCATGTTCCGCATGACCGACGAGGCGGGCGGCGACGACAAGCTGCTGTGCGTGCCGGCCTCCGACCCGCGCGTGGAGCACCTGCGCGACATCCACCACATCTCCGAGTTCGACCGCCTGGAGATCCAGCACTTCTTCGAGGTCTACAAGGACCTGGAGCCGGGCAAGTCGGTCGAGGGCGCCAACTGGGTCGGCCGCGCCGAGGCCGAGGCCGAGATCGAGCGCTCCTTCAAGCGCCTGCAGGAGCAGGGCGGCCACTGA
- the dacB gene encoding D-alanyl-D-alanine carboxypeptidase/D-alanyl-D-alanine endopeptidase has translation MPLVKTWQLIAGSTAAGLALSVAAVSAAGPWDSGQRKAERDRAASWEPAGGADHAAPPLPQPAPSAPGVLAGIGPGLAQAAGAAGAAEPAGLAEALRPLLDDPALGSARTASVVDTATGRVLFESGHGRPMAPASTTKIATAAAALTALGPDHRIRTTVAPGTDPGQIVLVGGGDPSLTAKKKPPAGSGGSLVALAADTAQALRATGRDRVALGYDDSLFTGPARHPIGVNGNLALVSPLMADEARPDDSVSGPVARIEDPAAHTARSFAALLAERGITVTGEPARARPAAGTQPLAVTLSTPVSGLVERMLTHSDNDIAEALARQTALASGRPAGFEGAEKAVADRLASLGLDTAGSRFADGSGLNRADRLTGSLLTGILAKAADPDHPELRPLLTGMPVAGFTGTLRARNAGDSPAAGLVRAKTGTLTGVNALAGTVVDSSGRLLAFAFLSAEAPDGPAAEKRLDRLAAAVAAAR, from the coding sequence GTGCCTCTGGTCAAGACGTGGCAGCTCATCGCGGGGTCGACCGCCGCCGGTCTCGCCCTGTCGGTGGCCGCGGTGTCCGCGGCCGGTCCTTGGGACTCCGGTCAGCGTAAGGCCGAGCGGGACAGGGCCGCCTCCTGGGAACCGGCGGGTGGCGCAGATCACGCCGCGCCGCCCCTGCCGCAGCCCGCGCCGAGCGCCCCCGGCGTGCTCGCCGGCATCGGCCCGGGCCTTGCGCAGGCCGCCGGCGCGGCAGGTGCCGCGGAGCCCGCCGGGCTCGCCGAGGCGCTGCGGCCGCTGCTGGACGACCCCGCGCTCGGCAGCGCCCGTACCGCCTCCGTCGTGGACACCGCCACGGGTCGCGTCCTGTTCGAGTCGGGGCACGGCCGGCCCATGGCCCCCGCCTCCACCACCAAGATCGCCACGGCGGCAGCGGCGCTGACCGCCCTCGGCCCCGACCACCGCATCCGCACCACCGTCGCCCCCGGCACCGACCCCGGGCAGATCGTCCTCGTCGGCGGCGGCGACCCCTCCCTCACCGCGAAGAAGAAGCCCCCGGCCGGCTCCGGCGGCAGCCTCGTCGCGCTCGCCGCCGACACCGCCCAGGCCCTCAGGGCCACCGGCCGGGACAGGGTCGCCCTCGGCTACGACGACAGCCTCTTCACCGGCCCGGCCCGGCACCCGATCGGCGTCAACGGCAACCTCGCCCTCGTGAGCCCCCTCATGGCCGACGAGGCCCGGCCCGACGACTCCGTCTCCGGGCCCGTGGCGCGCATCGAGGACCCCGCCGCCCACACCGCCCGCTCCTTCGCCGCCCTCCTGGCGGAACGCGGCATCACCGTCACCGGCGAACCCGCCCGGGCCAGGCCCGCCGCGGGCACCCAGCCGCTCGCCGTCACCCTCTCCACCCCCGTCTCCGGGCTCGTCGAGCGGATGCTGACCCACAGCGACAACGACATCGCCGAGGCGCTCGCCCGGCAGACCGCCCTCGCCTCCGGCCGGCCCGCCGGCTTCGAGGGCGCCGAGAAGGCCGTCGCCGACCGGCTCGCCTCCCTCGGCCTGGACACGGCCGGCTCGCGCTTCGCCGACGGCAGCGGCCTGAACCGCGCCGACCGCCTCACCGGGAGCCTGCTCACCGGGATCCTGGCCAAGGCCGCCGACCCGGACCACCCCGAGCTGCGGCCCCTCCTGACGGGGATGCCGGTCGCCGGGTTCACCGGCACGCTGCGGGCCCGCAACGCGGGCGACTCCCCGGCGGCCGGCCTCGTCCGCGCCAAGACCGGCACCCTCACCGGGGTGAACGCCCTCGCGGGCACCGTCGTGGACTCCTCCGGGCGGCTGCTCGCCTTCGCGTTCCTCAGCGCCGAGGCCCCCGACGGCCCCGCCGCGGAGAAGCGCCTCGACCGGCTCGCCGCGGCCGTCGCCGCCGCCCGCTAG